The genomic segment ATGGTTGAGAGGTTTGATGCTGTTTTTCAGCCTTTAAAAGAGCTTAGGGATAAACATAAGTTAAGTGATCAAGAAATTATTATTCTCGCCTCTATAATTGAAAAAGAAACCGGAGCCGCATTTGAGCGTCCTATAATTTCTGCTGTGTTTCAAAACCGGCTTAGAATAGGAATGAAGCTGGACAGCGACCCTACTGTGATTTACGGAATGGGTGAGCGATTTAAAGGCAATATTAAAAGGCGCCATTTAAGAGAATTAACTCAATATAACACCTATATGATAAAAGGTCTTCCTCCTGGTCCGATTGCGAATCCAGGCAAAGACTCTATAATTGCAGTTTTTGAGCCGGCAGATGTGAAGTATCTCTACTTTGTCTCAAAAGGTGACGGAACCCATCATTTTTCAAACAATTACAGAGAACATCAAAATGCGGTCAATAAATATCAGCGGTAACTATGCAAAGACTTCGCTAAATGGATCAAGTCTTGAATCTTCAGAAACCACCTGAGGCATTTTCTTATCTTCTCTCTCAATCCTGATAATGCCATTTTTTCTTCTGGTGGCTATGAACTGCGTGCCGCTGGTCTCTCGTGAGATTTTCTCAAGAATCCTTGGGTAGTTCTTAGATCCGATAAAGATTGAGTGGATGCACACGCCGAGTTTCTTAGCACGAAGCCTTTCTTCAATTACGTCACAGTCTCCGGAAGTCGGTATACCGTCAGTGATAAATAGTATGTGCTTGTTTCTAAGCCCTCTGCCTCTGAATTCTGTGAGCGCATCTTTAAGTGCGTCTTCGTAATTTGTGTTGCCTGAGCACTCTGTTTTCGATGCGAGATCCAGCATCCAGCTATAGTCTCTTGTGAAGAACTTGGCGTTTCTTTTATATTTATAAGAGCGGTGGTTAAATTCCACATATCCGACCCTCATTCTCTTTGACCTTGCAAGCTCTACTACGCCTCTTACAACTGAGGATGACCACTCGCTGTAAACCCCCATCATAGAGGTGCTGACGTCTCTTAGAATAGCAATCTCCCCGCCCATCATCTCTTTTTCTCTCTTGTGTACTCTGGGGAGGGTAGGAGTTGTATTCTCGGTCCAGATTGTGGCCTCAAACGGATCTATATCATCCATCTCATCAAAGTGGTTCATACGCTTGTAGGTTCTTGGCATACCGCCGGGGTGTGGTGCTCTAAGGGCTATGCTTCTCTGGAAGTTCCCCTCAAGGACTTTCATGATAATTCTTACGTTATCAG from the Thermodesulfobacteriota bacterium genome contains:
- a CDS encoding vWA domain-containing protein, giving the protein MAPPDEQNIPSDPDGQLSDDGGDDENREPPQSNKVFASKSPDPGDEDDYWIGGKKNTDTADNVRIIMKVLEGNFQRSIALRAPHPGGMPRTYKRMNHFDEMDDIDPFEATIWTENTTPTLPRVHKREKEMMGGEIAILRDVSTSMMGVYSEWSSSVVRGVVELARSKRMRVGYVEFNHRSYKYKRNAKFFTRDYSWMLDLASKTECSGNTNYEDALKDALTEFRGRGLRNKHILFITDGIPTSGDCDVIEERLRAKKLGVCIHSIFIGSKNYPRILEKISRETSGTQFIATRRKNGIIRIEREDKKMPQVVSEDSRLDPFSEVFA